GGTTGGGGAGCAGCCTCCTCACAGCTGTCCCTATGCCTGCGCCTCTTCTCAGTGTGGCCTTGCCCTGAGACCGTGCTCACGTGTGGCGGCCTCTCCTCTCACCGAAGATCTTGCCAGGCTCAGGCTGGCTGCTCTCGTGGGCTGTGGGGTTCAGGCCCGGCCCGGGAGCTCCAGacgcctctctctccctccaagaCTGTCCTGTGGGATTGCTTGTGGCAGGCTCACTGCGCTCCAGGAGAGTGGGGCGGGGCCTTGATCTGTCTCCGCTGCTGTCTCTCCAGGCCCTAGAGCAAAACAGACAGAAGTTCCTGTCACCTAGAGCAGAAAGAGATAGCCCAGGGGCAAGATGGTAGGTCTGGCATTTGACAATATAAGTGCTGTGTTGATAAGGGCAACAAAGCAGGGaccagagagggggagacggggggggggggggggggggggggggggggggggggggggggggggggggggggggggggggggggggggggggggggggggggggggggggggggggggtcagtaaCAGACGGGTGTCATTTGAGCCACGACCTaagggaagtgggggaggagccgCGTGGATGTTGGCAGAAGAGTGGTCCAGGCAGGGGGCATAGcgcatgcaaaggccctggggtgggagcaTGCCAGGTGGTGTCTTCCGGGAAACAGCAAGAAGGGCCCTGTGGCTGGAGTGAGTGAGCAAGGGgtaggaaaaggggaaggagCCGAAGGAAGATGGAGGGGGAGAAGGGTTAGGTCTGGGTTATCGCTGGGTCTGTCTCGCCCATCGTGGAcctggcacccagtaggtgctcaTCATTTGGGAGGTGAGTGGAAGAATCTGCCTCTGTGTTGGCCGCTACCTCGAGTTCCAGGTTGGGAGACACGAACACAGTCCGGCCTCTTTGTGTATGGACCTAGTACGTACCGGGCATGCGGCCGGTGCAGATGTGACTTCCCCAGGGGGCTCACGACCCAGGGGCGGGGGGAACAGACCCATGACCGAGTGGCTCCGCACAGGGGCTTTGGTGGGGGAGCACAGAGGATGGGGAGGTTTCCCAAGGTGAACAAGAGAGCATTCCCTGAGCCCAGCCGGTGtctgccccagcctggccccgTTTGGGGGACTGTACGCTTTGATGGGGGAGCAGTGGGCGCGGGGCAGGGGCCGAGCcccagaaggcttcctggaggagatgatgGGGACCCCAGGCTCGGGTGGGAGGAGCATGAGGAGTCCAGGCTGCAGGTGCTCCTGGGGACCGCGGGAGGCTCTGGACGTCCCAGAAGAGAGAAACAAGGATGATCTGTGGTACTTGCGCGTTGCTTGGTCAACAGCCCTCCTCACGCTCTCAGTCCCCCGAGAGACCCAGCAACCAAAGCGTCCTTATCGAAGCCTCGCCGTCCTCGGAGGTGCAGGGACcttcccctctgctttctccagATGGAGAtgctgaggcttggagaggtctCCTGGAGGCCGGGCGGGGCACCCAGTGACGccgtctcctcccttccccctcccagcgGCCTCTCTGTGCTGATCCGCGTGCGCCTGGAGCTGCGGCGGCACCAGCGTGCCCGCCACACCATCCCACGGATCTTCCAGGTGGTGGCACAGAGGCAGCCTGACCGCCTGGCGCTGGTGGACGCGGGCAGCGGCGTGTGCTGGACCTTTGCGCAGCTGGACGCCTACTCCAATGCGGTGGCCAACCTCTTCTGCCGGCTGGGCTTCACTCCAGGTGACGTGGTGGCCATCCTCCTGGAGGGCCGGCCCGAGTTCGTGGGGCTGTGGCTGGGCCTGGCCAAGGCGGGCGTGGAAGCCGCGCTGCTCAATGTGAACCTGCGGCGGGAGCCCCTGGCCTTCTGCCTGGGCACCTCGGGTGCCAAGGCCCTCATCTTCGGAGGGGAGCTGGCAGCAGGTGAGGCCGGGCGCAGCTGGCATcctgggggggggtgcctggggccttccggggggcgggggcggcgagATGGCGTGGTACATCCCAGGCCGCCCTTGACCGTGACGTCTGCTCTGGGCTACAGCGGTGGCCGAGGTGAGCGGACAGCTGGGGAAGAGTCTGCTCAAGTTCTGCTCTGGAGAACTGGGGCCTGAGGGCATCCTGCCGGACGCCCGACTCCTGGACCCGTTGCTGAAGGAGGCCTCCACCGCCCCCCTGGCACAGCCCCCTGACAAGGGAATGGATGGTGAGGCTGGCCCGGGACACCCGCCTTCCTTCCGCTGccagtgccccccgccccccaccccctcatcctCGGACCCCAACACATGCGTCTCCTGCAGATCGACTCTTCTACATCTACACGTCGGGGACCACGGGGCTGCCCAAGGCCGCCATTGTAGTGCACAGCAGGTGAGGGGGGCCCGTGGGCATCACCCCAGCTTTGGAGAGTGACTCCCGGTCGCCTGTACGGCCGACCCCTTCCCTCCGCTCTTGTTGGGATCTTGGGGACATTTCTGTCTTCACCCCGCGGAAGACCCACGGCCCATCTCAGGACAGTGCCGCTCCGTCCGCGGGAGGGTCTCAAATCCTAAACCAGACCGCCCCCCGTGCCGGACTTCCCTGTACCTGCCTTGGCCCTCAGAGTAAAATACACGCCCGCGTTCGCACCCCCTGCCaattctcattttcctcctctccacccctcgCTCGAGCCCTCTCAGCTGGTTACACTTCCTCAACTCAGCCAGGGCCCTTCTGCCCtccgggcctttgcacaggctgcgCTCTCCACCAGGGCGCTCTTTAGCTCAGCCCCCATAGCCCTTTCTCACCAGATCTCAGCTCGTGTGTCACCTCCCCACACCTCTCTGGCTGTTGCCTTCAGCCCCTCTCCGTGTCCCTGCTCTCTTGTATTCCTCCCGGCACCTAGCCCCACCGGCAAGGCAATTAGGGGGCTGCAGGTTCGGCTCCCGCCCGCCCCCCGCTGTGAGCTGGGCTGGCTCTGCCTGGGTCCCtgctgtgccccctcccccgccacagATTCCCCCCACTCCCATACCTTGGAGGACATAAGCCCCAGCCCCtgcactccctgcccccaccccccgcaggtACTACCGCATCGCAGCCTTCGGCCACTACGCCTACAGCATGCAGGTGGCAGACGTGCTCTATGACTGCCTGCCCCTGTACCACACGGCAGGTACTGTGGGCAggccgggcgggggtggggcagggactgGGGACCCCTCACCGAGCCCGCCCTCTGCAGGCAACATCATGGGCGTGGGGCAGTGTCTCCTCTACGGGCTGACGGTGGTCCTCCGCAAGAAGTTCTCAGCCAGCCGCTTCTGGGATGACTGCGTCAAGTACAACTGCACGgtcaggccccgcccctcccgcgcGCTGCCCCGCCCTCTACCTGCAGGCCCTCCGCTGTGGGGCAGCCACTCCCCCGACCCCCTGTTCTCCAGGGCCCCGGAGGGGGACAGGAAGGTGGCCCGTGCTTCTTGAGCACGTGCTCCGTGTCAGCCCCGGGCTAACCTTTACTTCGACATGCAAACTCCATGGAATCTTAGGACTGCTTGAGAGTGGGCAGAGGCATCGCAGAGGCCATTGTGCAGGTGGGGAAATTGAGGCCTGTAACGCATCTGGAATTGGGGCCAGGCTGCCTGAGTTGTCTAACGCGCTGCCCTGGGCCCCAGCAGCCTTCCCTGCTGGTGGCTGCAGGAAATGAGGCCTGTGGGTGCAGTCACCGCCCTGCGCTGGTTAAGGCCACAAGGTGTGGGGCTCAGGTGGGGTGAGGACATCCACAGTCCTGTAGAAAATGAGGGGGGGGGGCGCTAGGACCCggtccttcctctcttctccccctccacGTTGAGAGGAAACCAGGCTGCGGATTTCAGTGTCctgatgaaaatagaaatacaggtGCTATCAACCTGCCTCCAGGAAGaaggggtgaggagaggagagaatgggatGTGTCCAGGGACTGGCAAGTTGGCAGGTGCCCACCTCACCTTGGATgggtggggcccagagaggttaggccagctgcccaggtcacacagctaggcaGGGTGGGGGCTCTGGGTTGGCATCTTGGGGGTCTTTGGGGGGCAATGACCGATTTGctctccttttgaggattttccGTTTTTCCTTGCGGGCGGCCCTTGAGGAACGTTGTTAAACCAAGTCTTGAAGTGCAAGCGGTCTGTTTGATCCACTTGATTATTGAGAGTTGTGAATACAGATCACCCCCCACCGCTTTCTGAAAGTTCCAGTGACAGTGCTTTGCTTTGGGGAAAGACCTACATCAGTACCTGATTTCACTAAGGAGGATTTTCTCTTTTGCACCTGTCACTGGCCCCAGGGGCCTTCAAACACCCCATCCTGCCCCCTCtagccccacccacatccctccttCAGCATCATTGTGAAACAACCCCCAGAGAGCAGTGTGTTTCCTACATCGATGTTTCTGGAAAACCTCTGAAAGATGAGGACTGTTTTGCTTTTGAGGCAAAATTCGTatgaaataaaccttttaaaaaattttttttaacatttattcatttttgagacagggagagacagagcatgaacaggggagggtcagagaaagagggagacacagaatttgaaacaggctccaggctctgagctgtcagtacagagcccgacgcggggctcgaactcacgagccgtgatatcatgacctgagccgaagtcggacgtccaacccactgagccacccaggcaccccaaagtaaACCATTTTTAAAGCGGACAGTTAGTGACCCTTAGTACATTCACcatgttgtgtaaccatcacctctaattccagaacatttccatcacgcCCGAAGGAAAACCCGGTatcagcagtcactccccagccccgttccccgccccccgccccccccccgcccgccccccctcGCCCCGTGCCTGGAGTAGCCACTAATTTGCTCTCTAtctttatggatttgcctgtCCTAGACCTTTCTTGTAAGTGGGATCAGATTCTGtgtggctttttgtgtctggtgagGGCTGTTTCTAGAACAAAAGACATGAAAGCAGGGTCTccaagagatatttgcacacaaaggttcacagcagcactatttacaagGGCTGAAACATGGAAGCCAACGGGGCTgccggagggggagggggtggggacccAGCGTCCAgtggggacagagtctcagttCTCCAAGAGGAAAGGAGTTCCGGTGGATGGTGATGGCTGGCTcccagtgtgaatgtacttaatactacCGAGCTGTGCACTTAAAAGTGCTTCAGATGGTCAATTTTAGGTATATGTGAAtgcaacaagaaaagaaaaaaaaacctgtaagctCAGCACCTCCATCACAGCCAAAAAGTGACAGTGACCCCCACAGTGTCATCAGGAATCCGGGCAGCGGTTCAATCCCCAGGGACTCGCCTTGTCAAAAAGGTGGTCTTTCCCCTGTTTCTAGAATGCGGACAAAATCCGTTTTAGAGGAGACCCACGGATTTCGACCATCGATGGGTCTCATGGGAATCCGTTCATCTGTAGGaacctcttgtttcttttttttcccccatcttgtGTGTATTTACTGAAGAAAGGAAGTTGCTTGTCCTGTAGTGTTTTCCCGATCTGGAGACAGTGTCTCTTAACGTGTTCCTCTGTCCCTGGCATTTCCTGTCCATTGGGAGTTGTTGGGTCTAGCACAGTGTTTCTCCACCATGATGCTTGGGATATTTGGGGCTGGATCAATCTCTGCTCTGGGGGCCATCCTGTGCACTGCAGGATATTGACAGGCATTCCTGACCTGACATCACTAGAGGCCAAGAGCATCCGACgcatccccccccgccccagtcgtGACCGTTCAAAATGCATCCAGATGTTGCCAAGTGTTCTGGGGGGACAGAATTGCCTGTGGTTGAGAACCCCTGGTCTAGATACTTGATCAGCTTCAAGTTCAACTTTTTTGGCAAGGATTCCTTGTCGGTGGTGCTGTGCCCTCCCACTGGGAGGCCCGTGGTGTCAGGTGGTCACCCTCTTTGTCCTTGACATGCCGTGCTGCATCGGGCATCATTCACCGTCTCTGGACCCTTGGTAGTCTGTTTCTAAGAAGGGGAATTTCTGTGTCTAAAAGAACGTCTGTGCTAAACACTGAGGGGCTCTTTAAGGAATAGAGGACGGAATCCTCAGAGGTCAAGTTTAACAAGGACATTGACAAAACCAGTGCATGCATTTGGGTTCGGAAATCCCATCCCTTGGCTGTTGGACAGGGAAACTGCTTGGCTGCTGTTTACTTGCAGCGGTGGCCCCAGGACCAAACAACAGTCCATCCGTCCTCAGGGGAGGCAGCGGGCTGTCATTTAGAGCCCCActtccggggctcctgggtggctcagctggttaagcatttgatttcggctcgggtcatgatctccctgttcgtgggttcgagcctcgcgtcgggctctgcactgacagctcggagcctggagcctgcttcggattctgtgtctccctctgtctctgcccctcccctgctcatgctctgtctctgtctccgtctcaaaaataaataaatattagaaccCCACTTTCTTTGCTGTGTAGCAACAGACAGGCAGGGGACAGGTGACTCCACCCCTCCTcatccctgggggggggggctgaatgTGTGGtgcctgtgtctctccctgcccaCTGGGGTGAGTGGGCACCCTGACGCGGGGGGAGTTGTAGCAGGGTCCCTGGTCGATGATCTGCTCCCAGCCTCTATCTAGGTGCCACCGTGCAGGCTGGAGGTATTGGCATAGGCCATCTGATGTCTGCCTCTCTGAGCTGACCTGAGTTGTCTTCCCTTCAGCCCTGGGTCTGTCCCGGGGTCCAGGCAGAGGTAAAGATCAGCTGTTGGCTTTCAGCGTGACACAGACTCAGGGCCatggttgggggttggggggatggtGTCATTGTCTCCCTCCGCTGCCTCAGTCGTGGCTGGGTTGTCCCTCCCCTGGCCTGAAGAGGACAGCTGAGAGCTGGACAGCTTCAGGCACGACCTGATCCAGgaggtgctctgtctctgtccatttcttgtttttctccttcctagGTGTGCAGCTTCCTTCTTAGCCCTGTTCCTTCCGGCAGGTTTTCAGCAGCTCAGGTAGCAACAGTCTGGGGCTGATTCTCATTGGCCTAATTCTGGTCATGTGCTCACCCTTGAACCAATTACTAGCTGGGGACGGACTGGGCTGGTTGGCCCCGCTGTGTCTTAGGTTGGCGTGGGCTGGGCCCCCCGGCAAAAGCACTGACCTGAGCCTAGGGACCGAGGGAGAGAACTCCCCACCTTCAGGCTCTGACCTTGCCCCATCCTGGGCTTGCCTCGTGTCCAGCAGCTGATGATCTTGGACAGGCCGTTTCCCTCTGTGAATCTCATGCCTTCCTGTCCCGCGTGGAGTGTTGGGAGAATTAAACGGATGAGCTCTGTGTTTGGCGGTAGAATACTCAGCACATGTGTTTATGTCATCATTTGGGCAGTGATATTTGGCCCAAACCCTGGGGACCCAGATGCATCCCTGGGGAAGGATTTTCGCTCCAGGCAGCGggcacagcatgtgcaaaggccctgaggagaAGCCCTGTGTGGCACAGGGTGTtggtgggaaagggaaggaggggaggcagtgggggccggggggggcgGCGAAGGGAATTGACCACTGGCAgaaatttggactttatcctgttGGTGAGGGGACGCTGTGAACACTTTGGAGCTGTAATGATCAACTTGGCGCTTCATCCTGAGCGCGTAACTGTTTCGTTCACACTCCGGCCGCGATGCCCAGATTCAAATCAAGCACTATCACTTACCAGCTTTGGTCCGGTTACTTACTGTCTGTGACCCCTAGTAAAATTGGGTAATCCTTAGGAGGTCAAACCTCAGATAAGGACTTGAAGGCACCTGGGGTATCTGGGAGAtgactcaccccccccccccccgggggtgGACCCTTGAGACGAGGAGGGAAGGAGCCCTGcggagggggggcggggcgctgAGGTTCGGGTCAGAGAGGCAGGGTGGGGATGGACggagcgcgggggggggggggggggggggggcatgggggaCGCTGACCGCATCCTCTCGGCTCCTGCCCCTGGCGTGGATTCGGGCGAGGGGCAGGCGTAAACGGCCTGGGCTGTTTTGTTACCGTCGCCCTTTAAGAGCGCTTTGTTCCTAGCGCCCAGGTTGGAGGGGTAGCTCGGGGGCTGGGGCCCAGCGTGGCCGCCCAACCCTCgcttcccctcctctcccgccCCCAGGTGGTCCAGTACATCGGGGAGATCTGCCGCTACCTGCTGAAGCAGCCGGTGCGCGAGGCCGAGGGGCGGCACCGCGTGCGCCTGGCCGTGGGCAACGGGCTGAGGCCCGCCATCTGGGAGGAGTTCACCGAGCGCTTCGGCGTGCGCCAGATCGGCGAGTTCTATGGAGCCACCGAGTGTAACTGCAGCATCGCCAACGTGGACGGGAAGGTGGGCGGCGGTGGGGCAGCGCGGGGCAGGCTCTGACCTTCTGGGATCGCTGCTACCTCTGCCTCCCCGGCCCCGCGTTCTCCCAGAGCAGCCTGATCTGCTGGGAGGGCCCGGCCAGGCGGCacagggctggggaggtgggcggggcgcCTGGGACTGCCAGggcgcgcgggggggggggggggggggggggggtccctcttCCGGCATGCACAGTTAGTGGCTTGACGGTGCCCCTGAATTCAAGTCCTCGGTGAGGCCATGTGTGCCTTGGGCAAGGGGCTCAACCTTTTCTGTTTGCACCTGGGGAGGTGGCCAGGGGAGAGCGGGACTCTGGGGGATCCAGGGGCCAGGGTTGGGGTGCCCATCCCCTCCTACTGGGTAAGTCACTCAGACTCCTTGGGCCTTGGCTTCCTCCTCTGTACATGGGGACGGCAGCCCATTGGGCCTGTTCTAATCACCCAACGTAATCACGAGCTCACCGCGACACCCCCAGGTTGCAAGCTCTCTGCGGTTGCTTTTATGATTCGCAATTAATGTTTCCATCCTGCCTTAGCAGGACCCTGCTGCCTTATCGAACTCCTCCCATCCTAAGCCAGGCACAGctaatgagaataataataaagcaaacacCGGAGGGGCAGTGATTTGTTTCCTGTCTGTCTGTGTTTTGGGTCCTCAGGACCTGAGAACAAGGCACTGCCCCCACTGTGCATGTCTGTCGAAGACACTCTGGGCTGCATTAACACCACTTGCTGCCGTAACAGACGTACCCAACAGCACACAGCAGCACAGACCCATTAGACAGGGATTTGTGCTCACTGGACTGAGCCAGGCAAGGTGGCATGCAGCGGGGAGCGGGCAGAAGCTCTGCCAGTGTCCCCACGTGGCTCCGGGGTTACCCCAGGCATTCACTTCCTGCCAGCATAGAGGGTTTTTAGGGACCAGGAAGTGGTGACCAGTCAGCAGGTTTCCTCACGAGATGATGGCCAAAGGAGGCCggggagatgggaggaggggcATGAGTCCTGGGAAGGCGGCACTGCTCTTAATACCCCCTTTTTCGGATCGCCCAAGGCCACAGAGTTCAGGGACACGGCGTGCGAATtccaggccctggggcaggagaggcaaGGTGTCAGTTGGGGGGACACCATGCCCCACGGGCTCCTCACCGACGTGGCTCGCCCCCTCCCAGGTCGGCTCCTGTGGCTTTAACAGCCGTATCTTGCCCCATGTGTACCCCATCCGGCTGGTGAAGGTCAACGAGGACACCATGGAACTCTTGCGGGATGCCCAGGGCCTCTGCATCCCGTGTCAGGCCGGTGAGCCAGGCCCTGCCCAGTCCCCTGGGGAACCGgggcccccgccccctgcccacccagcGCAGCCTGAGGGTGGCCTCCTCTCCAGGGGAGCCTGGCCTCCTCGTGGGCCAGATCAACCAGCAGGACCCGCTGCGTCGCTTCGATGGCTACATCAGCGAGAGCGCCACCAGCAAGAAGATCGCCCACAGTGTCTTCCGCAAGGGCGACAGCGCCTACCTCTCAGGTGCGAAGATCCTGGGGGCTGGCTGTGGGGATGGCGGGCCACCATCttacctctcctcctcccctctgccaggTGACGTGCTGGTGATGGATGAGCTGGGCTACATGTACTTCCGGGACCGTGGCGGGGACACCTTCCGCTGGCGTGGGGAGAATGTCTCCACTACTGAGGTGGAGGGCGTGCTCAGCCGCCTGCTGGGCCAGACAGATGTGGCTGTGTACGGGGTGGCTGTGCCAGGCAAGCTGGGTTTGTGGGGGTGGTCCTAGGGTATGGCAGCCCCTGAGGAGCCCAACCTGCATGAGCTTGGAGGTACAGGTGCTCTTGGGCAGTGCTCAGCTTGGATAACTGCACATAGCAACCTGC
This sequence is a window from Prionailurus bengalensis isolate Pbe53 chromosome A2, Fcat_Pben_1.1_paternal_pri, whole genome shotgun sequence. Protein-coding genes within it:
- the SLC27A1 gene encoding long-chain fatty acid transport protein 1 isoform X4, with protein sequence MRAPGAGSASVVSLVLLWLLGLPWTWSAAAALGVYVGGGGWRFLRIVCKTARRDLFGLSVLIRVRLELRRHQRARHTIPRIFQVVAQRQPDRLALVDAGSGVCWTFAQLDAYSNAVANLFCRLGFTPGDVVAILLEGRPEFVGLWLGLAKAGVEAALLNVNLRREPLAFCLGTSGAKALIFGGELAAAVAEVSGQLGKSLLKFCSGELGPEGILPDARLLDPLLKEASTAPLAQPPDKGMDDRLFYIYTSGTTGLPKAAIVVHSRYYRIAAFGHYAYSMQVADVLYDCLPLYHTAGNIMGVGQCLLYGLTVVLRKKFSASRFWDDCVKYNCTVVQYIGEICRYLLKQPVREAEGRHRVRLAVGNGLRPAIWEEFTERFGVRQIGEFYGATECNCSIANVDGKVGSCGFNSRILPHVYPIRLVKVNEDTMELLRDAQGLCIPCQAGEPGLLVGQINQQDPLRRFDGYISESATSKKIAHSVFRKGDSAYLSGTFKIQKTRLQHEGFDPRQTSDRLFFLDLKQGHYLPLDHSVYTRICSGAFAL
- the SLC27A1 gene encoding long-chain fatty acid transport protein 1 isoform X2; translation: MRAPGAGSASVVSLVLLWLLGLPWTWSAAAALGVYVGGGGWRFLRIVCKTARRDLFGLSVLIRVRLELRRHQRARHTIPRIFQVVAQRQPDRLALVDAGSGVCWTFAQLDAYSNAVANLFCRLGFTPGDVVAILLEGRPEFVGLWLGLAKAGVEAALLNVNLRREPLAFCLGTSGAKALIFGGELAAAVAEVSGQLGKSLLKFCSGELGPEGILPDARLLDPLLKEASTAPLAQPPDKGMDDRLFYIYTSGTTGLPKAAIVVHSRYYRIAAFGHYAYSMQVADVLYDCLPLYHTAGNIMGVGQCLLYGLTVVLRKKFSASRFWDDCVKYNCTVVQYIGEICRYLLKQPVREAEGRHRVRLAVGNGLRPAIWEEFTERFGVRQIGEFYGATECNCSIANVDGKVGSCGFNSRILPHVYPIRLVKVNEDTMELLRDAQGLCIPCQAGEPGLLVGQINQQDPLRRFDGYISESATSKKIAHSVFRKGDSAYLSGDVLVMDELGYMYFRDRGGDTFRWRGENVSTTEVEGVLSRLLGQTDVAVYGVAVPGVEGKAGMAAIADPHGQLSPNVLYQELQKVLAPYARPIFLRLLPQVDTTGTFKIQKTRLQHEGFDPRQTSDRLFFLDLKQGHYLPLDHSVYTRICSGAFAL
- the SLC27A1 gene encoding long-chain fatty acid transport protein 1 isoform X1, with protein sequence MRAPGAGSASVVSLVLLWLLGLPWTWSAAAALGVYVGGGGWRFLRIVCKTARRDLFGLSVLIRVRLELRRHQRARHTIPRIFQVVAQRQPDRLALVDAGSGVCWTFAQLDAYSNAVANLFCRLGFTPGDVVAILLEGRPEFVGLWLGLAKAGVEAALLNVNLRREPLAFCLGTSGAKALIFGGELAAAVAEVSGQLGKSLLKFCSGELGPEGILPDARLLDPLLKEASTAPLAQPPDKGMDDRLFYIYTSGTTGLPKAAIVVHSRYYRIAAFGHYAYSMQVADVLYDCLPLYHTAGNIMGVGQCLLYGLTVVLRKKFSASRFWDDCVKYNCTVVQYIGEICRYLLKQPVREAEGRHRVRLAVGNGLRPAIWEEFTERFGVRQIGEFYGATECNCSIANVDGKVGSCGFNSRILPHVYPIRLVKVNEDTMELLRDAQGLCIPCQAGEPGLLVGQINQQDPLRRFDGYISESATSKKIAHSVFRKGDSAYLSGAKILGAGCGDGGPPSYLSSSPLPGDVLVMDELGYMYFRDRGGDTFRWRGENVSTTEVEGVLSRLLGQTDVAVYGVAVPGVEGKAGMAAIADPHGQLSPNVLYQELQKVLAPYARPIFLRLLPQVDTTGTFKIQKTRLQHEGFDPRQTSDRLFFLDLKQGHYLPLDHSVYTRICSGAFAL
- the SLC27A1 gene encoding long-chain fatty acid transport protein 1 isoform X3, whose product is MRAPGAGSASVVSLVLLWLLGLPWTWSAAAALGVYVGGGGWRFLRIVCKTARRDLFGLSVLIRVRLELRRHQRARHTIPRIFQVVAQRQPDRLALVDAGSGVCWTFAQLDAYSNAVANLFCRLGFTPGDVVAILLEGRPEFVGLWLGLAKAGVEAALLNVNLRREPLAFCLGTSGAKALIFGGELAAAVAEVSGQLGKSLLKFCSGELGPEGILPDARLLDPLLKEASTAPLAQPPDKGMDDRLFYIYTSGTTGLPKAAIVVHSRYYRIAAFGHYAYSMQVADVLYDCLPLYHTAGNIMGVGQCLLYGLTVVLRKKFSASRFWDDCVKYNCTVVQYIGEICRYLLKQPVREAEGRHRVRLAVGNGLRPAIWEEFTERFGVRQIGEFYGATECNCSIANVDGKVGSCGFNSRILPHVYPIRLVKVNEDTMELLRDAQGLCIPCQAGEPGLLVGQINQQDPLRRFDGYISESATSKKIAHSVFRKGDSAYLSGDVLVMDELGYMYFRDRGGDTFRWRGENVSTTEVEGVLSRLLGQTDVAVYGVAVPGTFKIQKTRLQHEGFDPRQTSDRLFFLDLKQGHYLPLDHSVYTRICSGAFAL